Genomic segment of Coffea arabica cultivar ET-39 chromosome 1e, Coffea Arabica ET-39 HiFi, whole genome shotgun sequence:
TTAAATccaataaaagtagttaaactcattttttcccAATAAACTCATTTAAAATGCCTCTCTCTCACGTTACTCCCTTGAATGTCTAATTGAATTAGTTCACCTCTTGTGTTATTACAATTTCTCAAATTGTATCATTACAATTGGGTTGGATAATCCATTTTCGAGTTGATTTTGGCACGTGCAATATACATGGTTTTGTGAATTGACCAAATTATCTTTCCACGTCACAtaaattttttaccaaaaaaagtTTTTGAACAAACTTGAATCAATAAAATAAGTCAAAATTGTAACGCTTTTGATCCACGGGTTGGCCTAATTAACTTTTGAGCGAAATTACGGTACAAAATATGATTAATCTAAATTACTTGATAACTCACGATCCCAAGCATATATGCATACCATTTCCACTCCACGATTGCGAGATATCACAAAAATAAACTATGGATATTGCACTTGtcctaaaaatttttaaacttatAAGACATTTTTCATCAATTGGGTTGGAATAATTCAGACTTCAGAGTGTGAACATAGTGAAAGAAAACGTATAATAAACCACTAATATGCCACTAACTCACTAATCTACCCATTGCTAGCTTACGactttgttattatttttttgggggTACATCTCAAACCttcaaatcacaaatttcaaATCACCTATTGCTAGCTTACGAAATGAAAGTTTTGCTAGCTTACGAAATGAAAGTTTTACGTcatgcttggattgcttgttttcatcgaaaaatattatcgttttccgtgattacattttcctatcaccttttttccttacatatatcaaattactACAGtaaatttttccatgaaaaatgacggaaaatgcaatccaaacataaCCTTAGTCCCTTTCTCAAGATTTTGCTGACAACTCATCACCCAAACACCAAAAAGGGCTTCCCCAGCAATTTTTTCCAAAGGCTTTTCTGGCAATTTTCAATCCAAGTGCAcaaaaccctcaatttcctttccCGCCATTTGCCTTCCTCTTCCCTCCTATCCATCCGCGTCCGCAACAGCAATGAGCAACCCGTGTCAGTTGTCTCCCTCTCGGTAGCAGAAAAACGGCAGCTGATGTTCACCGCATTCAGGTCATGCTCTTCTTCACTCTACTTTACCCACCACACTCTTTCGCTTCATCCCCTCAGAAAACCACTCGGCTTTAAGCCCTACTTTCTCATCTATTCTTCCTTCCCCGCAAAACCCTTCTCTCAGAGATCCCTCTTTCTCTCGATTCCATTAGTTAATCCAGGATCAATAGCAGCAATGGCTTCTCGCCCTTCTGCCTTCGACCTCCTCATGTCCAATGCCAGCAAGAAAAAGTCCGAGCAGAAACAACAAAAACCATCTCCCAAGAAACGCAAAACCACCACCCCCACCATCACTTCTCAAAATTCTGCTCCGATTTCAGTCAAAGAACCTGATTCAGCTCAAATTAAAGAAGCCCAGTTGGAAAAAGATATGAAAAATGACGTTTCGAGCAAGATTAAGGATGCCCAGCTGGGGAAAAGTGAGGAAGCGGTGGTTAAGAAACCTAAGGTGGTAATTACTCCTGATGAGAGCCTTCTTGAGTTGAAGGATAAGGCGGCAAGTTTTGATCCCAAGAAGGCGGCATATTGGGGAAAGGGACAAAGGGTGCCGTTTATGTTTGTAGCGAAGGCGTTGGATGCTATTTCTAAAGAATCAGGGCGGATTGCGATAACTGCAATTGTTTGTAACATGTTGAGGACTGTGATGGAAACGACGCCAGAGGATTTGGTGGCTGTTGTTTACCTTTTGGCGAACCGGATTGCTCCAGCTCATGAAGGATTGGAGCTTGGGATTGGGGATGCTTCGATTATTAAGGCTCTGTCCGAGGCGTGCGGAACAAAAGAAGCACAAATTAAGAAGCAGTACAAGGTGAAACTCTACTACATTCCAGTCACTCGTGTTTATCAAATCTTGGGTGTGGTTTAGAAATGattgaatttcttttcttatctctGAATATTATTGTTTGTGGAGTTGGCTTTTCTTAACTTGATgccaagaaattaaagaaattgtACTTCAAGTGAAATGACAGAATGATCGCTGGTAACTTGTTCTCAGTTCTAGTAAATGAAATTCTAGAGATTTTTGGCCTTGTTTCATTGATTACAAAACATTAATAAATGAGATGGAGAATAGGGGAGGAGAAAGAAACATAAGTCCCACGCTGTATTTAGGCCTCTGCCTAGCTGTGGCTTCAATGCTGTAGAATGCTGCTATGGTGATTATTATGTTGTCTGATTCGGTTTGCAAGGTATCTACTAACTCAGTACAAGCACTATTGTTCTTATACAAATTATCAAGAATGGGATTAGAAAAAAAGCTTGTCCAGTCAAATGCCACATttaattgaatattttgaatttaGCTTTGGTGCTATGTTGATGTCAAAAACATTTGATCCTTTGCCTGTGATTTTAGTTCTGGGCTCGATTTTGGTTCTACGAAGTAACTGCATAATTTGAGAAGCTGCTTTAGTTTTACCTTGTTACTTTCTTTGGCTGCAGCTGTACGTTGGTTGTTGTTACATTTTGTACGCTGTAGCTtgtctggaaatttttttttttaattgatctAAGATACAATTTGCAAAATGTGTTTTATAGTAGTGATATCTACTTAAAGATAtagaaaaatttatcatttattcTCTTTATGATTTACTTGACTTCTGTGACTCTAGTTGCTTGATTTAATGGAAGGCTCTGGCTGATCTTTCTGCAATGAGTACACTGCACTTGTTTTAAGAAATTTTGTAGTTAGAGGAGCAGAATTTCATTCAAAGCTTGTGAATGGTGTAGTCTAGTTATATTTGCTTAATAATTTGTGTGCAGGAATCTCCTGACATATCAAAATCCTGCAAGTTTTTGCCcgcaatttctttcttctttttgattttgaatGATTACTTCACTATCCGACTTGCCTCAGGAGCTTGGTGATCTAGGCCTTGTTGCAAAAGCAAGCCGTTCGTCTCAGTCTTTAATGCGCAAACCAGAAGCACTAACTGTTGTTAAAGTTTTTGATACATTTCGCCTTATTGCTAAGGTACCTTTGAATTTTCCCATTTCATGGACTTGGATGATGAGCTTTGATCTTATTCGCTGTAGATGAGAGTTAAACTGGATTGCCTTATTCCTTAAGATATTCATAGCTGCCTTTATTGGTTTCCATACATGAAACTTGAAatctattttttgaaatgttttggagCTAGAGTACACTAACTACCTGTTTGGTTGGTATTCTGGAATGGCAATAGCAATGAGTATCAAAGGTCCTCAATCGTAATGGGTTTTAGCAACTTCTTTTCGTATGTTTGGTTTGTTGTGGTGAAATAGGAATccactgaatttttttttttttagtatgtcTAGCTaattcttttcccccttttgcCAACTTTGTTATCTTTCTTCCCAAATGGACTCTGTATGACTGCAACTAGACCGCCACCGAACTCAGCCAACAacgaaattcaaaaaaaaaaaaaaaaaactcagccAACAACAAACAACAAAAGCAGCCGCTAACATCACATCCATTCTTGCCAAACTAGAAATGTTTTCAACTCTTTGAATCATCCCACTAATCCCCACCAATTTCAAATGACAGCacactattttttcaaaatttcatatATCTGCAAAACCGCCAAAATCACCACAAACTGTTAATCAAAACTTTGATCCATCATGAATTCCCAACAACACCCCACAACACTGTTAATATGTAGGAAAGGCTGATCTACCATGagaccaacaaaaaaaaaacctcaattATCTATCTCTAGCTTGGCTTCCATGGTCGTTGCATGTTGAAGGGAGGGCTGACTGGTAGAGGAGAGGATGGGTTAGGAGGTAAAAGTGAAAGTTGCGAGGGGGGCAAGAGAAGCAtaggtagagagagagagagagagagagagagagagagagagagagagagtaagatAAAGATTACAGAGGAAACGGAAGAGAGAGAGACGGGTGAGAAAAGTTGAACATcaggggggagagagagaggctttttttttttttgggatgatGGGTAATCAGCCGAGATATGCACATGAATTGGTGCTTGTttattaacttataatttattgatCTAGAGAAGAGCATAACGGTTTACTTCTTTTAGTTTTGTAACTGTATCTCTATGTGATTTGCATTAGGAATCTGGTAAGGatagtcaagagaagaaaaagaatcatATCAAGGCACTACTGGTTGCTGCTACTGATTGTGAACCTCAGTACTTGATTCGTCTGCTCCAGGTGAGACAATTGAAGATCTAATATCACAAAT
This window contains:
- the LOC113707045 gene encoding DNA ligase 1-like isoform X5: MFTAFRSCSSSLYFTHHTLSLHPLRKPLGFKPYFLIYSSFPAKPFSQRSLFLSIPLVNPGSIAAMASRPSAFDLLMSNASKKKSEQKQQKPSPKKRKTTTPTITSQNSAPISVKEPDSAQIKEAQLEKDMKNDVSSKIKDAQLGKSEEAVVKKPKVVITPDESLLELKDKAASFDPKKAAYWGKGQRVPFMFVAKALDAISKESGRIAITAIVCNMLRTVMETTPEDLVAVVYLLANRIAPAHEGLELGIGDASIIKALSEACGTKEAQIKKQYKELGDLGLVAKASRSSQSLMRKPEALTVVKVFDTFRLIAKESGKDSQEKKKNHIKALLVAATDCEPQYLIRLLQAKLRIGLAEQTLLAALGHAAVYADKQSSTPANIDSSLEEAAKIVKQVYSVIPVYDKIIPALLADGVWDLPKTCSFSPGVPVGPMLAKPTKGVSEILDKFQDIEFTCEYKYDGERAQIHYMEDGTVEIYSRNAERNTGKYPDVVDAISRFKRPSVTSFVLDCEIVAFDREKKKILPFQVLSTRARKNVVLSEIKVGVCIYAFDILYINGQPLLQAQLDSRRQHLYESFEEEPGFFQFATAVTSNDLEEIQKFLEAAVDASCEGLIIKTLKKDATYEPSKRSNNWLKLKKDYMDRCLWSLSPCLL